From a single Phacochoerus africanus isolate WHEZ1 chromosome 11, ROS_Pafr_v1, whole genome shotgun sequence genomic region:
- the LOC125111507 gene encoding olfactory receptor 10A3-like — translation MKGQNQSSAVDFILLGFSNFPKLQGQLFGVFLVVYLVTLMGNALIILVISLEQSLHVPMYLFLLNLSVVDVSFSAVVMPEMLVVLSTEKTVITFAGCFAQMYFILLFGGTECFLLGAMAYDRFAAICHPLSYPVLMNQRVFVKLVGSSWVSGIMVATVPTSWVFSFPFCGPNEINHLFCETPPVLELACADTFLFEIYAFTGTVLIIMVPFLLILLSYLRILLAVLKMPPTTGRQKAFSTCGSHLTSVTLFYGTASMTYLQPKSGYSPDTKKLMSLAYSLLTPLLNPLIYSLRSSELKRALMRLWRRKVALHTF, via the coding sequence ATGAAAGGGCAAAACCAAAGCTCTGCGGTTGACTTCATCCTCTTGGGCTTTTCTAACTTTCCCAAACTCCAAGGGCAGCTCTTTGGGGTGTTCTTGGTGGTTTACCTGGTGACTCTGATGGGAAATGCCCTCATTATTCTCGTCATCTCCCTGGAACAGAGCCTCCACGTCCCCATGTACCTGTTCCTCCTGAACTTGTCTGTGGTGGACGTGAGTTTCAGTGCCGTGGTTATGCCTGAAATGCTGGTGGTCCTCTCCACTGAGAAAACAGTGATTACCTTCGCTGGCTGTTTTGCACAGatgtatttcattcttctttttggtGGCACTGAATGTTTTCTCCTGGGGGCAATGGCTTACGATCGATTTGCTGCAATCTGCCATCCTCTGAGCTACCCAGTGCTCATGAACCAAAGGGTTTTTGTGAAGTTAGTAGGGTCCTCTTGGGTCTCAGGGATCATGGTGGCTACTGTGCCAACCTCGTGGGTTTTCAGTTTTCCCTTTTGTGGCCCCAATGAAATTAATCACCTCTTCTGTGAGACTCCCCCAGTGCTGGAGCTTGCGTGTGCAGACacatttttgtttgaaatatacGCATTCACTGGCACTGTTTTGATTATCATGGTTCCTTTCTTGTTGATACTCCTGTCTTACCTTCGGATCCTCCTTGCCGTCCTGAAGATGCCACCCACCACAGGGAGGCAGAAGGCCTtttccacctgtggctcccatcTGACGTCTGTTACCCTCTTCTATGGCACAGCCAGTATGACGTACTTACAGCCCAAATCTGGCTACTCCCCAGACACCAAGAAGCTCATGTCCTTGGCTTACTCACTTCTCACACCTCTGCTGAACCCCCTGATCTACAGCTTGAGGAGCAGTGAGCTGAAGAGAGCTTTGATGAGGTTGTGGCGAAGAAAAGTGGCCTTACACACCTTCTGA